From one Magnolia sinica isolate HGM2019 chromosome 18, MsV1, whole genome shotgun sequence genomic stretch:
- the LOC131233082 gene encoding homeobox-leucine zipper protein ROC3, with the protein MYGDCQVLSTMGGGNIVSSDPLFSSPIRSPNMNFMTNMPFHPFSNIIPKEELGLLRGKEEEMESGGSGSGHMEGGAASGDELENEQKPKKKRYHRHTARQIQEMEALFKECPHPDDKQRMKLSQELGLKPRQVKFWFQNRRTQMKAQQDRADNVILRAENDNLKNENFRLQAAIRNVICPNCGGPAILGEISFDEQHLRLENARLKDELDRLSCLTSRYTNRPLHGIGGPPPALLMPSLDLDMGIYSRHFHEPLGTCTDMIPEADNPHFTDGLLEHEKPMALELAMMAVAELERMCQTNEPLWTRSTNGLKEMLDVEEHAKMFLWPMNLKQHHNEFRTEATRDTALVIMNSITLVDAFLDANKWMELFPSIVSRAKTIQVITPGITGHGSGSLQLMYGELQVLSPLVPTREAYFLRYCQQNLEEGTWAIVDFPMDSFHDSLQHQTAFPTYKRRPSGCIIQDMPNGYSKVTWVEHAGVEDKPVHQIFNRIVKSGMAFGAHRWLAVLQCQCERVASLMARNITDLGVIPSSEARKNTMKLAQRMIRTFCVNISSSGGQSWTALSDSPEDTIRITTRKNMDPGQPNGVILSAVSTTWLPFSHDQVFDLLRDERRRSQLDVLSSGNSINEVAHIANGSHPGNCISLLRINGASNSPQNVELMLQESCTDPSGSLVVYATVDVDAVQVAMSGEDPSYIPLLPIGFVVLPAGPVNHSNSNAMSPSDSGNGPTSGCLLTVGLQVLANTVPSAKLNLSSVSAINNHICNTVHQINAALSGGVVATEPAAAAPPDQ; encoded by the exons ATGTATGGAGATTGCCAGGTTCTGTCTACAATGGGAGGTGGAAATATAGTTTCCTCAGACCCACTCTTCTCATCGCCGATCCGAAGCCCGAACATGAACTTCATGACGAACATGCCCTTCCATCCTTTCTCAAATATCATTCCT AAAGAAGAGTTAGGGTTGCTTAGAGGGAAGGAAGAAGAGATGGAGAGCGGTGGGTCCGGAAGCGGACACATGGAAGGAGGAGCAGCATCCGGCGACGAGCTCGAGAACGAGCAGAAGCCGAAGAAGAAGCGCTATCACCGGCATACTGCACGCCAGATTCAAGAAATGGAAGC attGTTTAAGGAATGCCCACATCCAGACGACAAGCAACGGATGAAACTGAGCCAAGAGCTGGGACTCAAACCACGCCAAGTGAAGTTCTGGTTCCAAAACCGGCGAACGCAGATGAAG GCCCAACAAGACAGAGCAGATAATGTGATATTAAGAGCTGAGAATGATAACCTGAAAAACGAGAATTTCCGGCTTCAAGCAGCGATCCGTAACGTAATCTGTCCCAACTGCGGTGGGCCGGCCATCCTCGGAGAGATCTCGTTTGATGAGCAGCATCTTCGTCTTGAAAATGCTCGGCTCAAGGATGAG CTGGACCGCCTTTCTTGTCTCACTTCACGGTATACCAATCGGCCACTGCATGGTATAGGCGGGCCGCCACCTGCGCTGCTAATGCCGTCATTGGATCTTGACATGGGCATTTACTCCAGGCATTTCCATGAGCCTTTGGGTACTTGCACTGACATGATACCGGAGGCGGATAATCCACACTTCACCGACGGTCTCTTGGAGCATGAGAAGCCAATGGCGCTGGAGCTTGCGATGATGGCGGTAGCTGAGCTGGAGAGGATGTGCCAGACGAACGAGCCACTTTGGACCAGAAGCACCAATGGCTTGAAAGAGATGCTCGACGTTGAAGAGCATGCGAAGATGTTTCTATGGCCGATGAATCTCAAGCAACATCACAACGAGTTTAGAACTGAAGCGACGCGGGACACTGCTCTTGTTATAATGAACAGCATCACACTAGTCGACGCTTTCTTGGATGCA AACAAATGGATGGAGCTGTTTCCTTCCATTGTTTCCAGAGCAAAAACGATTCAAGTCATAACTCCAGGCATTACAGGTCATGGGAGCGGCTCCCTTCAGTTG ATGTATGGAGAACTGCAGGTGCTTTCACCGTTGGTACCCACACGAGAGGCCTATTTCCTCAGGTATTGCCAACAGAACTTAGAAGAAGGGACGTGGGCCATCGTCGATTTTCCCATGGACAGCTTCCATGACAGCCTTCAACATCAAACTGCCTTCCCTACATACAAGAGGCGTCCATCTGGTTGTATTATTCAAGACATGCCCAATGGCTACTCAAAG GTCACATGGGTGGAGCATGCTGGAGTAGAGGATAAACCGGTGCACCAGATATTCAATAGGATAGTAAAAAGTGGAATGGCATTTGGGGCGCACCGCTGGCTAGCAGTTCTTCAATGCCAGTGCGAGAGGGTGGCTAGTCTCATGGCTCGAAATATTACTGACCTTGGAG TCATTCCATCTTCGGAAGCGAGAAAGAATACGATGAAGCTGGCCCAGAGAATGATCAGGACGTTCTGTGTAAACATCAGTTCCTCTGGGGGCCAGTCATGGACGGCTCTCAGCGATTCCCCTGAAGACACCATTAGAATCACCACTAGGAAGAACATGGACCCTGGCCAGCCCAACGGTGTTATCCTCAGCGCTGTTTCCACGACGTGGCTTCCGTTCTCTCATGACCAAGTGTTCGATCTTCTAAGGGATGAACGGCGGAGATCTCAG CTGGATGTTCTCTCCAGTGGAAACTCTAtcaatgaggtggcccacatcgcAAATGGCTCGCATCCAGGGAACTGCATTTCGCTTCTACGCATAAAT ggCGCGAGCAACTCCCCTCAGAACGTGGAACTGATGCTTCAGGAGAGCTGCACCGACCCATCCGGCAGCCTTGTCGTCTATGCAACAGTCGATGTCGATGCCGTCCAGGTGGCAATGAGCGGCGAGGACCCATCCTACATACCGCTCCTCCCGATCGGATTCGTCGTGTTGCCGGCAGGACCCGTGAATCACAGCAACAGCAACGCCATGTCTCCGTCGGATAGTGGAAACGGGCCCACCTCCGGCTGCCTTCTCACAGTGGGTCTCCAGGTGCTGGCGAACACGGTCCCGTCGGCGAAGCTCAACCTCTCGAGCGTCAGCGCCATCAACAACCACATTTGCAACACGGTGCACCAAATCAACGCTGCTCTAAGTGGTGGAGTCGTTGCCACTGAGCCAGCGGCTGCCGCGCCGCCCGATCAATAG